A portion of the Juglans microcarpa x Juglans regia isolate MS1-56 chromosome 1D, Jm3101_v1.0, whole genome shotgun sequence genome contains these proteins:
- the LOC121247497 gene encoding uncharacterized protein LOC121247497, translated as MEKAFEHVNWDFLLYMPGKHGFGKRWCQWIKHCITIVRFSILLNGTPEGFFNNSRDPDQIRSLRALLCFEVVSNLTVNLSKSEIVPVGLVNNLREVAAILGCKFGLDWLANGLLKAFIGELKCLELQVDDRFLVPLIAEKNKRALSQISLGGKSVERLSNGRYGGIALN; from the exons atggagaaggcattTGAGCACGTGAACTgggatttcttgttgtatatgcCTGGCAAACATGGCTTCGGGAAAAGATGGTGTCAGTGGATAAAACATTGTATCACAATTGTCAGATTCTCTATTTTGCTCAATGGCACTCCTGAAGGCTTTTTCAATAATTCTCGAG ATCCCGACCAAATTCGCTCCTTGAGAGCtctcctttgttttgaagttgtctCCAATCTTACTGTGAATTTATcaaagtctgaaattgttccagTTGGTTTGGTTAATAATTTAAGAGAAGTGGCAGCCATCTTGGGCTGCAAG TTCGGGTTGGATTGGTTGGCAAATGGGCTTCTCAAAGCTTTTATTGGAGAATTGAAGTGTTTAGAGCTACAGGTGGATGATAGATTCCTTGTGCCGCTTATTGCTGAGAAGAACAAGAGGGCATTGAGCCAAATATCTCTTGGTGGGAAGAGCGTGGAGCGGTTGTCCAATGGCAGATACGGAGGGATTGCACTAAATTAG